The Leptolyngbya sp. CCY15150 genome contains a region encoding:
- a CDS encoding response regulator, producing MPESSRPPLPRLSPTTSYYIRRLLHQNLDQLRSVLASGAGLEANPLSDLNEVMGSLYLEADELKEAVQSIEHLATCHQALATQGGLHRQELEQTQSEIFWLLGFRLDRPEHRGLLLLVDDQPENLRLLSTTLSKQGYDIRSTVSGSMAITAAKTAKPDLVLLDIMMPGMDGYEVCRELKSQVETADIPIIFVSAIDDTFDKVKAFQAGGADYITKPFRIEEVAARIENQMQIRQLQQRLRGQNVRLEEELQRIKTEQNQAELMRLAMAQIGDYVLFCDDQAQVIHGNEPACKHLGYSYSDLLTLSLYTIAPTLTPDQWSGYRQKLRDWGFITLQMEHQSVTQQAIAVSLGMHYFKQNGQERFCLVARKLVTA from the coding sequence ATGCCTGAATCATCTCGTCCCCCCTTGCCTCGGTTGTCCCCCACAACCAGCTACTACATCCGTCGCTTGCTGCATCAAAACCTTGATCAGCTGCGATCGGTCTTAGCCAGCGGAGCTGGGCTGGAGGCCAACCCCCTCTCTGACCTCAACGAGGTGATGGGAAGCCTATATTTGGAGGCAGATGAGCTGAAGGAAGCTGTTCAAAGCATCGAGCACCTAGCCACCTGTCATCAGGCTCTCGCCACCCAAGGCGGACTCCATCGCCAAGAACTAGAGCAAACCCAGTCGGAAATTTTTTGGCTGCTAGGGTTTCGGCTAGATCGCCCTGAACATCGAGGGCTATTGCTGCTGGTGGATGATCAGCCTGAAAATTTGCGATTGCTATCGACCACCCTCAGTAAGCAGGGCTATGACATTCGCAGTACCGTGAGCGGCTCCATGGCGATTACGGCGGCGAAAACGGCGAAGCCCGATCTGGTCTTGCTGGACATCATGATGCCGGGGATGGATGGCTATGAGGTCTGCCGCGAGCTGAAGTCCCAGGTGGAAACCGCCGACATTCCCATCATTTTTGTCAGCGCCATCGACGACACCTTCGATAAGGTTAAGGCCTTTCAAGCTGGCGGAGCCGACTACATTACCAAACCCTTTCGCATTGAAGAAGTGGCCGCCCGCATTGAAAATCAAATGCAAATTCGCCAGCTTCAGCAGCGGCTGCGGGGGCAAAATGTACGGCTTGAGGAAGAACTGCAGCGTATTAAGACCGAGCAAAACCAAGCCGAGCTGATGCGGCTAGCGATGGCGCAAATTGGCGACTACGTTCTATTTTGTGATGACCAAGCCCAAGTCATCCATGGCAACGAGCCAGCCTGCAAGCACCTCGGCTATTCCTATAGCGATTTGCTCACCCTCAGCCTCTACACCATCGCCCCCACCCTAACGCCCGACCAGTGGTCTGGATATCGCCAAAAGCTAAGGGATTGGGGCTTTATCACCCTGCAAATGGAGCATCAATCGGTCACCCAGCAAGCGATCGCTGTTTC